Proteins from a single region of Candidatus Omnitrophota bacterium:
- a CDS encoding endonuclease Q family protein translates to MSKFYADLHIHSKYSRATSKSLDFEALYLWAQLKGLQVVGSGDFLHPAWFKEITTKLEEAEPGFFKLKEKYAKEIDKDVPKSCRGKVRFVLSVEISSIYKKMDKVRKIHNVVLAPHLKSAEKIQKKLGAIGNICSDGRPILGLDSRDLLEITLEADDKAFLVPAHIWTPWFALLGSKSGFDRVEDCFGDLTKHVFALETGLSSDPLMNWRLSRLDDYVLISNSDAHSASKLARESNIFDTEFSYNGMYKALKDPKDKGFLGTIEFFPEEGKYHYDGHRDCKICLTPKKTIKNKGLCPVCGKSVTVGVMARVEELADRKQGEKSKRWRPYHSLIPLVEVVAEARGMGPNSKAVQKIFHAMLNALGGEISILWDKPIKDIQVCAGDVVAEGVSRMRQGKVNIAPGYDGEYGVVKLFSDAERAKLAKQPSLF, encoded by the coding sequence ATGTCAAAATTCTACGCTGACCTTCATATTCATTCTAAATATTCCCGTGCAACCAGCAAATCATTAGACTTTGAGGCTCTCTATCTTTGGGCGCAACTAAAAGGCCTCCAGGTTGTTGGCAGCGGAGATTTCTTGCATCCGGCGTGGTTTAAGGAAATCACAACAAAACTTGAAGAAGCTGAGCCAGGGTTTTTTAAATTAAAAGAAAAGTATGCCAAAGAAATTGATAAAGACGTTCCAAAGTCTTGTCGAGGCAAGGTGCGGTTTGTTCTTTCAGTTGAAATCTCAAGCATTTATAAAAAAATGGATAAGGTGCGAAAAATCCACAACGTGGTTCTTGCGCCTCATTTAAAATCTGCAGAAAAGATTCAAAAGAAGCTTGGGGCCATTGGAAATATTTGTTCAGATGGCCGTCCGATTCTGGGTTTAGATTCGCGCGATTTGTTAGAAATAACTTTGGAAGCTGACGACAAGGCTTTTTTAGTTCCAGCGCACATTTGGACGCCGTGGTTTGCGCTGTTAGGTTCTAAAAGTGGATTTGATCGAGTTGAAGATTGTTTTGGTGATTTGACTAAGCATGTTTTTGCTCTTGAGACAGGTTTGTCGTCTGATCCTTTGATGAATTGGCGGTTAAGCCGGCTGGATGATTATGTTTTGATTTCTAATTCAGATGCGCATTCGGCATCAAAGCTTGCGCGCGAGTCGAATATTTTTGATACAGAATTTTCTTATAATGGGATGTATAAAGCGCTTAAAGATCCAAAAGACAAAGGATTTTTAGGGACGATTGAATTTTTTCCGGAAGAAGGGAAATATCATTATGACGGACATCGGGATTGCAAGATATGTTTAACACCTAAAAAGACTATAAAAAATAAAGGATTATGTCCTGTTTGCGGAAAATCTGTGACAGTCGGTGTTATGGCGCGGGTTGAAGAACTTGCCGACCGGAAACAAGGAGAAAAAAGCAAGCGATGGCGCCCTTATCATAGTTTGATTCCGCTTGTCGAGGTTGTTGCTGAGGCTAGAGGCATGGGGCCAAATTCAAAAGCTGTTCAGAAAATCTTTCATGCGATGCTTAATGCTCTTGGCGGAGAAATTTCGATTTTGTGGGATAAACCAATTAAAGATATTCAAGTTTGTGCTGGTGATGTGGTTGCTGAAGGTGTCAGCCGTATGCGTCAAGGAAAAGTAAATATTGCACCCGGCTATGATGGAGAATATGGTGTTGTTAAGCTTTTCTCTGATGCTGAGAGAGCTAAGTTAGCCAAACAACCATCTTTGTTCTAA
- a CDS encoding S-adenosylmethionine decarboxylase: protein MTDQVFGYQLLLDLYGCKEGVCDDLSLCYQFLDDIVGALGMEKQAPPNIFRSDATRFPDKAGLSGWAPLIESSIVIHTLTPKNYISVDVYCCKSFSRQTAIDMCNKFFVPKKIDEQYIERGLDYFKTDTNYHTITVDKEGEFPKVVIERKDLEVGV from the coding sequence ATGACAGATCAAGTATTCGGATATCAGCTACTTTTAGATTTGTATGGGTGTAAAGAAGGGGTTTGCGACGATCTTTCTTTGTGCTATCAGTTTTTAGATGATATTGTGGGAGCTTTAGGTATGGAAAAACAAGCTCCACCAAATATATTTCGAAGTGATGCTACCCGTTTTCCAGATAAGGCTGGCCTTTCAGGTTGGGCGCCTTTGATTGAAAGCTCGATTGTGATTCATACCTTGACTCCTAAGAATTATATTTCTGTTGATGTTTATTGTTGTAAATCTTTTAGTCGTCAAACGGCAATAGATATGTGTAATAAGTTCTTTGTTCCAAAAAAGATCGATGAGCAGTATATCGAGAGGGGGCTGGATTATTTTAAAACAGATACGAATTATCACACGATTACTGTTGATAAGGAGGGTGAATTTCCAAAAGTTGTTATTGAGCGAAAAGATTTAGAGGTAGGGGTTTAA
- a CDS encoding methyltransferase domain-containing protein, translating to MEKIEMPKVLYSQTEDYPGKEDFFMINQSGPDTYLPIRESLLLISPQQETSSSIFLTEKKINALRKILSKEDYGRYGRMKYFEERILPDLEDIFSEVSLSKPVFMAIEKKLTELARNNFYRFDWLIYELREERNRLKNISESEVQSLMELILSRTPDPSSEKDCYGPKYYGEGPNDDLYIWYSGSTQEAVDQLKNLEYSWNGKSVLEIAPGQDGEFINWVKSQGADAMASDKSFRGTRWARQKYGVESKRADILNLSLLGDKKFDVIFAASVLNYVLGDNYLEKGSKEKADQLIKSLRSVLASGGLLCFAFSDREEMDQRRYDNRMPKHIVESFTQAGFEIISEYKGGEVIILKDIGSVADSMQSEKIFSLTADAVQERPDGQSQATSRQLQDTNDDMPNANDELKGGIDFNAQSFDIKTQGDEIDFDVPLELQNIDFNNIQGFVPVIIDIVPITNIFFVLGLNEEDFENDKTRWSERQDIDYDKPKEESLI from the coding sequence GTGGAAAAAATAGAAATGCCAAAAGTTCTGTATAGTCAGACGGAGGATTATCCGGGAAAAGAAGACTTTTTTATGATTAACCAATCTGGACCCGATACGTATCTGCCGATCAGAGAAAGCCTCCTTTTGATTAGTCCTCAGCAAGAGACGAGTTCGTCGATATTCTTGACAGAAAAAAAGATCAATGCGCTTAGAAAGATTTTATCTAAAGAGGATTACGGCCGCTATGGAAGAATGAAATATTTCGAAGAGAGAATTTTGCCTGATTTAGAAGATATTTTTTCTGAGGTTTCTTTGTCAAAACCTGTTTTTATGGCTATTGAAAAAAAATTAACTGAACTTGCGAGAAATAATTTTTATCGGTTTGATTGGTTGATTTATGAATTACGAGAAGAAAGAAACAGATTAAAGAATATTTCTGAAAGCGAAGTTCAAAGTTTAATGGAATTGATTTTGAGCCGGACGCCTGATCCTTCTAGCGAAAAAGATTGTTATGGTCCGAAGTATTACGGGGAAGGCCCGAATGATGATTTATATATTTGGTATAGCGGCTCAACTCAAGAGGCTGTTGATCAACTCAAGAATCTTGAATATTCTTGGAATGGAAAAAGCGTTTTAGAGATTGCGCCTGGACAAGATGGAGAATTTATTAATTGGGTTAAAAGTCAAGGTGCTGATGCTATGGCATCTGATAAAAGTTTTCGCGGAACACGCTGGGCGCGTCAAAAATATGGTGTTGAGTCAAAAAGAGCGGATATTCTCAATCTTTCATTGTTAGGTGATAAAAAGTTTGATGTTATTTTTGCCGCTTCTGTTTTAAATTACGTCCTTGGAGATAATTATTTAGAAAAAGGATCAAAAGAAAAAGCAGATCAACTTATTAAAAGTTTACGGAGCGTGCTTGCCTCTGGCGGACTTTTATGTTTTGCATTTTCTGATAGAGAAGAAATGGATCAAAGGCGCTATGACAATCGTATGCCTAAGCATATTGTTGAGAGTTTTACGCAGGCAGGTTTTGAAATCATTTCGGAGTATAAAGGTGGAGAAGTTATTATTTTGAAGGATATTGGCTCTGTTGCCGATTCTATGCAGAGTGAAAAGATTTTTTCGCTGACTGCGGATGCTGTGCAGGAAAGGCCTGACGGCCAGTCACAAGCCACAAGTCGTCAGTTACAAGATACGAATGACGATATGCCAAATGCGAATGACGAACTAAAAGGTGGCATTGATTTTAATGCCCAAAGTTTTGATATTAAAACTCAGGGTGATGAGATTGATTTTGATGTTCCATTAGAGCTTCAAAATATTGATTTTAATAATATTCAAGGATTTGTGCCGGTGATTATTGATATTGTGCCGATTACAAATATATTTTTTGTTTTAGGATTAAATGAAGAAGATTTTGAGAATGATAAAACCCGTTGGTCTGAGCGCCAGGATATTGATTACGATAAGCCGAAAGAAGAAAGTTTGATTTAG
- the corA gene encoding magnesium/cobalt transporter CorA, whose protein sequence is MTELFEKQSQTAGLPPGTLIHVGEKHHKKTRITVIDYDSHNLEEKQLNSIEESFAFRDKPSITWINIDGLEDLSVIEKIDDHFGIHPLVLEDIVNTTQRPKVDDYEDYLFIVAKMIYFDEKNKDLIDEQVSFILGSNSVISFQEKQGDVFDFIRERLRANKGRVRKLGSDYLVYLLLDALVDHYFLVLEKLGDKIELLEDRILEKPDVHTPQEIHQLKRKIIFLRKQIWPMREVLSNLQRKDSKLIKKTSFVYLRDVYDHTIQVIDTIESFRDMLSGLHDIYLSTISNKMNEIMKVLTIFAAIFIPLTFIAGIYGMNFEFMPELKWPFGYAYALGLMLVVALSLLTYFKRNKWI, encoded by the coding sequence ATGACAGAATTATTTGAAAAACAATCACAGACCGCTGGTCTTCCTCCCGGCACACTAATCCACGTTGGAGAAAAGCATCACAAAAAAACAAGAATTACAGTTATTGATTATGATTCTCATAATTTAGAAGAAAAACAATTAAACTCTATTGAAGAAAGCTTTGCGTTTCGAGATAAACCCAGCATTACCTGGATCAATATTGATGGGCTTGAAGATTTATCTGTTATTGAAAAGATTGATGATCATTTTGGTATTCATCCGCTTGTTTTAGAAGATATTGTCAATACGACTCAGCGACCTAAAGTTGATGATTATGAAGATTATCTTTTTATTGTTGCTAAGATGATTTATTTTGATGAGAAAAACAAAGACCTTATTGACGAACAAGTTAGTTTTATTTTAGGCTCAAATTCTGTGATTTCTTTTCAGGAGAAGCAGGGCGATGTTTTTGATTTTATTCGTGAACGACTGCGTGCTAACAAGGGGCGTGTGCGTAAGCTAGGGTCTGATTATTTGGTATATTTGCTTTTAGATGCGTTGGTCGATCATTATTTTCTTGTTCTTGAGAAGCTTGGCGATAAAATAGAATTACTTGAAGATCGCATTTTAGAAAAACCAGATGTTCATACTCCGCAAGAGATACACCAGCTCAAAAGAAAAATTATATTCCTGCGTAAGCAAATTTGGCCTATGCGAGAAGTTTTAAGCAATCTTCAGCGCAAGGATTCAAAGCTGATTAAGAAAACTAGCTTTGTTTATCTGCGAGATGTTTATGATCATACGATTCAGGTTATTGATACAATCGAGTCTTTTCGCGATATGCTTTCTGGCCTTCATGATATTTATCTTTCTACGATTAGCAACAAAATGAATGAAATCATGAAAGTTCTTACTATTTTTGCTGCTATTTTTATTCCGCTTACTTTTATTGCTGGGATTTATGGAATGAATTTTGAATTTATGCCTGAGCTTAAATGGCCATTTGGCTATGCTTACGCGCTGGGTCTTATGCTTGTTGTGGCGCTTTCATTGTTGACTTATTTTAAACGAAATAAGTGGATTTAG
- the leuS gene encoding leucine--tRNA ligase produces MSYDIETIRHLESKWQKFWKDNKVFEVKQDTKKPKYYVLEMFPYPSGKIHMGHVRNYTIADVIARMKKMQGYNVLHPIGYDAFGQPAENAAIKHKTDPSKWTYRCIHEMHQGFEKMGFSYDWSRELATCNQDYYKWNQWIFLKMMEKGLAYKKASSVNWCPSCETTLANEEVIQGQCWRCKSEVTQKDLNQWYLKITDYSERLLKDLDTLKQWPERVVAMQKNWIGKSYGVEIYFKVEKTNEVLPVFTTRQDTIFGATYVVLAPEHPLVSKLIKGMPQEKEVLAFCEKIAKVSKTDRISGGLKKEGIFTGIYAINPVNNEKVPIWIADYVLMEYGTGAIMAVPTHDQRDFLFAKEHDLPMRIVIEDPKRKGILADELTEAYEAEGVLVNSEQFNGISNVVSLKKISDWMQEEKIGKSVVHWRLRDWLISRQRYWGTPIPVVYCESCGVVPVPEKDLPVVLPEDIKITGEGGSPLAKRDDFVNVKCPKCGKPAQRETDTMATFFDSSWYYLRYCSAHDENQVFDKNDADYWMPVDQYIGGIEHAILHLLYSRFFTKFFKDLGLVKFDEPFTRLLTQGMVLKDGEVMSKSKGNTVDPDSVIEKYGTDALRLSILFAAPPEDQLEWNDGAMEGSWRFLSRIWNLVETKYDSVAKEQAFNDSDKDLERERNSVIKKFTEDIEKGFKFNTSISSIMILLNKIDQHVKGKKGADVVQPAVLNKSIETVVLLLSPITPHLCEELWNKIGKKDKTISEIDWPTHDEKALIVDEVLVVAQVNGKLRGKFQVPVDADEATLRDIILSDEKIKEFIADKPIKRFIVVPNKIVNIVV; encoded by the coding sequence ATGAGTTATGATATTGAGACTATAAGACACCTTGAATCAAAGTGGCAGAAATTTTGGAAAGACAACAAAGTCTTTGAAGTTAAACAAGATACAAAAAAACCAAAATATTATGTTCTTGAGATGTTTCCGTATCCATCGGGCAAAATCCATATGGGCCATGTTAGAAACTACACCATTGCTGATGTGATTGCCCGCATGAAAAAGATGCAAGGCTACAATGTGCTTCATCCAATTGGCTACGATGCTTTTGGTCAACCTGCCGAAAATGCTGCCATAAAACATAAAACTGACCCTTCCAAATGGACCTATCGTTGCATTCATGAAATGCATCAAGGTTTTGAAAAGATGGGATTTTCTTACGATTGGTCGCGTGAACTTGCTACTTGTAATCAGGATTATTATAAATGGAATCAGTGGATTTTTCTAAAGATGATGGAAAAAGGTCTTGCCTACAAAAAGGCTTCATCCGTCAATTGGTGCCCAAGTTGCGAGACAACCTTGGCTAATGAAGAGGTTATTCAGGGGCAGTGTTGGCGATGCAAGTCAGAAGTTACACAAAAAGATTTAAATCAGTGGTATTTAAAAATTACAGATTATTCTGAAAGGCTTTTAAAGGATCTTGATACGCTAAAACAATGGCCAGAGCGTGTTGTTGCCATGCAAAAGAATTGGATTGGCAAAAGCTATGGTGTTGAGATTTATTTTAAGGTTGAAAAGACAAATGAGGTTTTGCCCGTTTTTACCACGCGTCAAGATACGATTTTTGGTGCAACGTATGTTGTTTTAGCGCCTGAGCATCCGCTTGTTTCTAAGCTTATTAAAGGGATGCCACAAGAAAAAGAAGTTTTAGCGTTTTGTGAAAAAATAGCAAAGGTGAGTAAAACGGATCGCATTTCTGGCGGCCTTAAAAAAGAAGGAATTTTTACAGGGATCTATGCGATTAATCCTGTGAATAATGAAAAGGTTCCAATTTGGATTGCGGATTATGTTTTAATGGAATACGGAACTGGTGCGATTATGGCTGTGCCGACGCATGACCAGAGAGATTTTTTGTTTGCTAAAGAACATGATTTGCCAATGCGTATTGTTATTGAAGATCCGAAGCGAAAAGGTATTTTAGCCGATGAGCTGACTGAGGCGTACGAAGCCGAAGGTGTTTTGGTGAATTCTGAGCAATTCAATGGTATTAGCAATGTCGTGAGTTTAAAGAAAATTTCAGATTGGATGCAAGAAGAGAAAATTGGAAAGTCTGTTGTGCATTGGCGTTTGCGTGATTGGTTGATTTCTCGTCAGCGATATTGGGGCACACCGATTCCTGTTGTCTATTGCGAGAGCTGTGGTGTTGTGCCTGTGCCTGAAAAAGATCTTCCCGTTGTACTTCCTGAAGATATTAAAATTACAGGTGAAGGAGGAAGTCCTTTGGCTAAGAGGGATGATTTTGTAAATGTTAAGTGTCCTAAGTGTGGCAAGCCGGCTCAGCGTGAAACAGATACCATGGCTACATTTTTTGATTCGTCTTGGTACTATCTTCGTTATTGTTCAGCGCATGATGAAAATCAAGTTTTTGATAAAAATGACGCTGATTACTGGATGCCAGTTGATCAATACATTGGTGGCATTGAGCATGCGATTTTACATCTTTTGTATTCACGGTTTTTTACTAAATTCTTTAAAGATTTAGGTCTGGTAAAATTTGATGAACCTTTTACGCGTCTTCTAACACAAGGTATGGTTTTAAAAGATGGCGAGGTGATGTCTAAGTCTAAAGGAAACACGGTTGATCCTGATTCGGTGATTGAGAAATATGGAACAGATGCGTTAAGGCTTTCGATTTTATTTGCTGCTCCGCCGGAAGATCAATTGGAATGGAATGATGGCGCGATGGAAGGATCTTGGCGATTTTTGTCTCGTATCTGGAATTTAGTAGAAACAAAGTACGATTCGGTTGCAAAAGAGCAAGCGTTTAATGATAGCGATAAAGATTTAGAACGAGAACGTAATAGTGTGATTAAGAAATTTACTGAAGACATTGAAAAAGGTTTTAAATTTAATACATCAATTAGCAGCATCATGATTTTACTTAATAAAATTGATCAGCACGTTAAGGGTAAAAAAGGGGCGGATGTTGTTCAGCCTGCTGTTTTAAACAAGTCTATCGAAACAGTTGTTTTGTTATTATCTCCGATTACGCCGCATTTGTGTGAAGAGCTTTGGAATAAAATTGGCAAGAAAGATAAAACGATTAGTGAGATTGATTGGCCGACACATGATGAAAAAGCGCTTATTGTCGACGAAGTTTTGGTTGTTGCTCAGGTTAATGGTAAGTTGCGAGGAAAATTTCAAGTGCCTGTGGATGCTGATGAGGCAACCTTGAGAGACATTATTTTATCTGATGAAAAAATCAAAGAGTTTATCGCTGATAAGCCGATTAAGCGTTTTATTGTTGTTCCAAATAAAATTGTAAATATTGTAGTATAA
- a CDS encoding helix-hairpin-helix domain-containing protein: MFHLTKEERLVVIYFGATLILGSLFYYVFKQNPNLWNLINVVDSQKIYPKVDINRADRDQLIKIPQIGPATADQILEHRKNKTFETLEELKEIKGISGSKYKTIIRYLKPPP; encoded by the coding sequence ATGTTTCATCTAACAAAAGAAGAGCGACTTGTTGTTATTTATTTTGGGGCGACCCTTATTTTGGGGAGCCTTTTTTATTATGTGTTTAAGCAAAATCCAAACCTTTGGAATTTGATTAATGTGGTCGATAGCCAGAAAATTTATCCAAAGGTAGATATTAATCGAGCCGACCGCGATCAGTTGATCAAGATTCCGCAAATTGGCCCTGCCACAGCTGATCAGATTTTGGAGCATCGCAAAAACAAGACATTTGAAACGTTAGAAGAGCTTAAAGAAATAAAAGGTATCAGCGGTTCAAAGTATAAAACTATTATTCGGTATTTAAAACCACCGCCCTGA